In Pochonia chlamydosporia 170 chromosome 3, whole genome shotgun sequence, the following are encoded in one genomic region:
- a CDS encoding glycosyltransferase (similar to Trichoderma reesei QM6a XP_006969401.1): MAALKTEEHPTESQSTPNAGAGVVPPGLKVIPTHRYDPRSDDEITSWLQKRHPVTSEKNIWAFWDSGFSNMPPWIQRNVISWVRRLGPDWTVHLLNGIPESETYARHYIDDALLPKAFVNNTMDGKHKGTHQSDVIQLPLLFLYGGVWMDVGTMLFRHIDDICWKQIEDAESPYEIWGFHLRYVMVNTFIGCKSGNPFIKRWLDMFLGLWEDATNTIGFHRKESFAKLPHITSPSPELTAGDMIDYGAHVACINLVRDSVDESSGWNGVEYYKKHMLLHDGEKEMALLQALTAWDGKLEFELLSRKRSGEGAVVDESWVAADELVQNVITNSALLKLSHGPKGMFRYTLACFWDREENHDADVAPGTFAEYLRFASLHYEQTRVLEATAGEDLVKETPDYNAFQDKCGHDG; this comes from the coding sequence ATGGCTGCCCTAAAAACAGAAGAACACCCTACCGAATCCCAATCAACGCCAAACGCCGGTGCTGGTGTCGTTCCTCCTGGGTTGAAAGTTATCCCTACCCATAGATATGACCCCCGCTCCGACGACGAAATCACATCATGGCTTCAAAAGAGACATCCAGTCACGTCCGAAAAGAACATCTGGGCCTTTTGGGATTCTGGATTCTCAAACATGCCGCCTTGGATTCAGCGCAACGTAATAAGCTGGGTACGACGCCTTGGTCCTGACTGGACCGTCCACCTTCTCAACGGCATCCCTGAATCTGAAACGTACGCTCGTCATTACATCGACGACGCCTTGCTTCCCAAGGCATTTGTCAACAATACCATGGATGGCAAGCACAAAGGAACACACCAATCCGACGTCATTCAATTACCTCTTCTATTCTTGTACGGAGGCGTTTGGATGGACGTCGGAACCATGCTGTTCAGACACATCGACGACATTTGCTGGAAGCAGATTGAAGACGCTGAATCGCCCTACGAAATATGGGGCTTCCATCTACGCTATGTCATGGTGAACACATTTATCGGCTGCAAGAGTGGTAACCCTTTTATTAAACGCTGGCTCGACATGTTTCTCGGTCTCTGGGAAGATGCCACCAATACCATTGGATTCCACAGGAAGGAGTCGTTTGCCAAACTCCCTCACATTACAAGCCCATCCCCTGAGCTCACGGCCGGGGATATGATTGACTACGGAGCTCATGTTGCATGCATCAACCTCGTGCGTGATTCTGTCGATGAATCAAGTGGCTGGAACGGTGTTGAGTATTACAAAAAACACATGCTCTTGCACGATGGCGAAAAGGAGATGGCACTCTTGCAAGCCCTCACAGCCTGGGATGGAAAACTCGAGTTTGAGCTTCTCTCCAGAAAACGTTCTGGTGAGGGCGCGGTTGTTGACGAAAGCTGGGTAGCTGCCGATGAATTGGTCCAAAATGTCATTACCAACTCGGCACTGCTGAAGTTGTCCCATGGGCCAAAGGGAATGTTTCGGTATACACTTGCCTGCTTCTGGGATCGTGAAGAGAATCATGACGCCGATGTGGCTCCGGGTACATTTGCAGAGTATCTTCGGTTTGCTAGTCTGCATTATGAGCAGACGCGAGTGTTGGAAGCAACGGCAGGGGAGGACCTTGTCAAGGAAACGCCGGACTATAATGCATTCCAGGATAAGTGCGGACATGATGGCTA